Within the Salvia hispanica cultivar TCC Black 2014 chromosome 4, UniMelb_Shisp_WGS_1.0, whole genome shotgun sequence genome, the region AACTGGTTTTATATAGacacaaaaaatattgcaGGTGTGATAATACATTCAATGATTTAACAGTTTTGATCCTATTTGGAAAAGTACAAGGCAAATAAGCTGTATAAAGACTGAAATTTTCTGATGGCTACGCTAAGAATAAATGTACCAAAACTGGGGCATAACTTGAACTGACCTATAATAGGAAAGTAAAATGGCAGGCTAATCTAAGTAGTTTCCATTTGCTTTTGATCTTCATTTCCCCTGGAAATAAAAGTCTTACTCGAATACCTTTCTGCAAATAAATTTGCTCACTCTGGTGGAGACTATCAACCATGGTATGACTCCAATCTGCAGatgcataaaatgaaatgttagAAGCCTCGTTCTTAATCAGTCAAAACAGAGACCCGACTGCTATAACTTTTTCGAAGCAAAATTCAAGAACTCCACATCTCAGTAAACTTAGAACCAAAACCTTGGTgcttttcttaaaatcaagTAAGAATTTTTAGTGTACTTTGAAAAGTCTTATAGCATCAAATTGGTGTAAGCTGTAAAAAAAGGGGGGAGGGTTCCATTACCACAACACTGTCCTTCAAAGAATTTCCTGCTCTCCAAGAAAGCAACCTTCCTGTAAAAGCAAGCCGACTGTATGAAGCCCCAATTAAGAATTTAAGGCATAAATCTTGCAGCAACTATCAGATATTCCTTTGACTGAATAATTTTTTCGAGATTCAAGGGGATGAAATATCTTAGATACAACAAAACCAATACTATATGGAGGAGAAGCACTACCAAAAGGGTGCACGAGTTGATCAGATATTGTGGCTACGGGTATCTTCCAGAACCATAAAATCAGCACAAAATACGTAAATACCTGCACAGTAAATCCCAACCATGTCAGCACTTTGAAAGATTACTCCCATGTGCAACATCCAAGAGTTATATAATGACCTTTGATATCATCAAGTGTTTTCCGTATGAAGTAACTGACAACTTCATATCCTTCTCTTGCATCTCTAGATCTGGTTTGGATGATACATCAAATGCTTAGAAACTTGAATTTACAGATATGCAATACATTAGTGGAAAGTAATAAAGCATTAAAGGAGTCCAAGTTTTAAAGAAGTGTGAAAATAGAGGCAAGCTGAGAGTACATATAAACACAGTCAGAactgaatatatataaataagaaagaaatgaataaaagagCATGACTAAAATGGTGCATATAGGCCAGAAATGGTGCTTGCCATCTCAAGGTTACTTCATTTAAACATAAGAACAAGATAACTTGAAACAGTTCGTAGACTTGACACAAGGTAGCAGCAGAATGATGAAATGATGCTCATACTTTCTTccaaaatgataatattagaaatacaTCATGCAAAAATGGCGAGAGCTGATAATATGATTTAGATCGCCTACCACCAACCACATAATACAGGCGGAACCATGTCAAAGAAGGCCGTGAAGACGAAGAATATGATGACCTTTCCCCAATTATGAACTAGGAaagatgaaattatatataccAACTCTCCTTGTTCAGcagaatttaaaataatcatagtgCTTCAAcaattatgaaacaaaaactAACAGCTGGTGAAGTCAAATAATTTAGTGATTGATTGAGTAAATTTGAGAATGCTAAGGATCCCCAATCGATAAGCAAGCTGGCACGTTATTACACACATATCTCAATCTGAAAAATGTAAGATATCATAATTCAAAAGGCATTTAACTATTGAAAGACTGCATATGAGTTATCTCCGATTTCAGAAATACATTTCCTAGAAAAGAGAACTCGAACTGAAATTATATCCGTACATTTTGCAAGTTCCTTCTCCTTTGCAGCTGCCGTTCTTCTTAGTTTTGCAGCTTGAGCAAATGTTGAAGGCCTGAAAACAATGACGGCGTTATGAGTATCCATACCCAATACAAACAGAAACTTCAAATGAAAGCAGCCCTACTTTTCTATGCATAGATTTCTGGAGGTCAAACTGTTAAATTGTTCGTTTCTGATTGATCAATCTAACTTAAACACTTCACCGTCACCATGTTTGATTGGTTTCCTAGACATACTTATATGCAAGATATTGTAATCGTACGATACTTTTCAATATGAATAAACAATATGATTGTCCAAATCCAATTGGAACTCTCTCCACAACCAACCTATGGAATAATAATAGGTTATATTTCTACCTTCAGtaaatcatttcatttaattcaaaGTCTTTTGAGCCCAAGAAGAGAATGcacttttattaataaataatttaatgatcATCTTGGTTCTAAAAAATGAACGTGTATATTATCAATCCAAATAATATACTGCTTCCTCGGAAAATATGTGAATTTCAACAAGTTAAAAGTCTTACTTCCCctgaaaaattattaacttGCATTAATCAAAGctgaaatcataaaaaatttcaacaagttAAAGTCTTACTTCCCctgaaaaattattactaactTGCATTAATCAAAGCTGCAATCACAAAAACAAGATAAACCTAGATATCCATTTACCAGAAATCAAGCATACAATCGGCCATATAAAAACccttttttgttattaatcaCAATCACAACCAAACACAAACTTacaatcacaaatttatacacatatatatgcaGAGTCGCACTTACTGCGACAAAGTACTGGCCTCCTTCAATAGCTGCTTGATTTCTCGTCGCAATTTAGCATCCAAGTTTTCGCCTGATCCTTTCTGTATGAGCCAAAAATACATGTTAAAACGATACCGAAATCATCTATATTTTCACATCATACATTACGAAATGCCATTAATACAATCGATAACCTCCCGAAATtggaaatcaaaatcaataattccctcaaaatagaaaaagagaaaCCTTGTTTTTTTGGGATTCGATGTACTTAGATATGAAGTGGAAAGCAAATACAAGGATGAAAATCACTGGAGCTGCAATTGATTTCCGTTGCTCCGTTTGAATATCTTCCATTTCTTCGCTTTTTTTTTCTGGCTGTGTtacctctttttttttatgttctaATTTTGTGGGAAACAATTCCTGTTTTCccagagaatgaagagaagcCTTAAACGACGTCGTGTGTTGGTCTATTTTATCGACGAAGTTGCTAGTaatgttaaattttgtttattttattaaacgTATTCggattataataaatttaatcaccaaaaacaatcaattttgtagcaaaaatattttcctcCATTTTTTGTTTCGAAATCTTGACATAACTTGCCAATTTAAGTACCAAAGTTTTGTGCCATAATTTTTGGAGGCCGAAAAATAGACGCTGAATATTTTAGagataaaactaaataatgcgaagtttaattaaatatttcgtATAAGCGTACGGCATCTCTAATAATATTAAGTGTatagtttaaaatttcaattgataTTTTCCCTGATGACTTGGGAGTAAAATTAGTACGCAAATTCTCTAACATTTTTAGGtaagtaaatttttataaataaactacTACTATTCACAACGCTATTACTCACAACCCCTCAATCATCCATTTCAAGAGCTTATTCATACTTATTTCACTAGAACTAAATTTTTACCTCATTTCATTATTGCAAATATCAGTAATAATATAGCAACACTCCAAGAATGATGACCATGAGAAAATGATGTATCAAGCTAATTCAGTTTCTGCACATAAAACAGTCTCAGCTCCCTAAGATAACAGAGAAGTTAGGCCAACAATAGAGAGAAAACCAGCTTGTAACAGACAGTAGAGAGTAGGCCGAGGAGGAGGTGCATCAAGATTCAGCAGTAGAATCGACTGCTGCAGCATTCTGCGCTTCCAAGAGCTTCATCTGGCGCTCTGCGTGTTCCCTCTCGCAAGCATCAATCCCCATGATTATGTCGAGCATGGTACCTGTCGTGCCAAAGAACACGAGGGGTGCCAGAGATTTCCGTTTGATTCCAACTGGGATCGCAATCAGAGCACCCGCCACTGAGAAAATCCATGTCCCCAAAGCACTAACAAACACAAAATGTTGCAAACAGATCAAAATCATTGCACATCAAACCAAGGCTTATAATCAGAAAATATTATTCAGCAAGAAGTCACGATCTTCTTCCACCCAAAGATCGTTAGATGCAGAATCATAGATTCAATTTATCCATTACAACTCTGCTTAACCAACAACCAACATATTCTACTACACTATCGTTGCTATAAACAAGCTTCTCACTTCACAACATGCCATATCCCTCTCATTCTAGTAGTCAGAAGTTTACATGAGCTTCGCAATCCATTCTTAGTATTGTTAGAGCAGCTCGAAAACAACCTCTCACAAGCCGTCCCATATGGACTATTgtcatcttcttctctctctcccagCTCTCTCTTCCCGGTTATACAATTATTCCATCaaattataactaaatataATCAGAAATGTGCATGCCAACCTACCACAGtaaatcatcaaattcatCATCCACATCCTCTTAAGACTCCCTATCCGAACAGTTATGAGCTACAAGTGTGTTTCCAAGTCATGGTGAAAGCTGATCAAGATCCCAGAACTTGCCACATCACATCTTTCTCAATTGATGTCGAACATAGGCTCACCCTCGTTCAATACCTCAAGTCCTCATGTTTGCTTCTTTGCACAATTCGCCGATgactgaaaaaaattatactccgtAGTTCAGCTAATGGTTTGCTTTTCCTATTCAATTCAAGCTCAATGTCCCATCTTTCCATATCCAATCTAATCAACGAGAGGAAGAGCCGAGACCCCATTGATACAAATTATTGATGGTAACAATCCTTCACCGGATTTAATCAATGTGTCAAGCAAAGCAACTCAATCAAGCTTCAACCAAGTACCATCAATCAACCCCCAATCATATCCATCACAGCACCAATCATAAAAACAATTTCTAGTTTTCACAAATTTATCATGCCCTAAGTCAAATCCATAGAGCTACTGCATCAAATAGAGATTCTAAACATGTTCCTGATGCATCACTATCCTCAATTTCCTTCTTGAATGACAAAACCTAAACTCATAACTACTGTAACTCAAAACAACAAACAGCCACATAATCAGGAATTCCAATATTTACAAAAGCGAAAAGAGAGATAAGAAAAGATGCATACTTTGAAACAGTGCATTCTTCTAATTTCTTCTCCTCCACTTTGCCGGCCATCTTCAATGATTATCAATCACTTTCTTCACGCCCAAAACTCCAATCTGATCAGCACaggaaattttcttttttacatcAATATTTCTaggtaatttaatttagattagGCTTTGGATGATAGAGAGGGGATTTCTCACTCTTTATTGGGCTCTTAGTCCATATCTGGGCTTGAATTCAGCCCAAGACTTGAAATTTGGgctcaataataaaaagtaaagagagagagggagagagagagagagaggagggaAGATGAGGGGAGTTGGGGGTCCGTTATTGTGCATCAGCGATCTGCTAAGCGACGTCGGCGAAGAAAGCTCCGGCGGCCCCCACGATCACGCCTCGCCGCCTGACGCCGCCGACTTTTCTAAACTCCCGGCGTCTGAAATTCCCAAGCTATTCCAGGTATTCTCTTACGCCACTAACTCCTCCGTGAATTCTTTGGTTTGAAGAAAGTTTCTAGAAACATC harbors:
- the LOC125219292 gene encoding protein GET1-like, coding for MEDIQTEQRKSIAAPVIFILVFAFHFISKYIESQKNKKGSGENLDAKLRREIKQLLKEASTLSQPSTFAQAAKLRRTAAAKEKELAKYLEMQEKDMKLSVTSYGKHLMISKVFTYFVLILWFWKIPVATISDQLVHPFGRLLSWRAGNSLKDSVVIGVIPWLIVSTRVSKFICRKVFE
- the LOC125185287 gene encoding uncharacterized protein LOC125185287 — encoded protein: MAGKVEEKKLEECTVSNALGTWIFSVAGALIAIPVGIKRKSLAPLVFFGTTGTMLDIIMGIDACEREHAERQMKLLEAQNAAAVDSTAES
- the LOC125185286 gene encoding uncharacterized protein LOC125185286 isoform X2, with product MRGVGGPLLCISDLLSDVGEESSGGPHDHASPPDAADFSKLPASEIPKLFQENFNELKGALEGDDHSWTALTLKVEELERIVTRRDSAIAEAKAIQDSPRV